The sequence below is a genomic window from Micromonospora aurantiaca ATCC 27029.
GACATGGTCGCCGGGATCGAACGGCTGATCGGCTACCGCACCGCGATCACCGAGGCCGGGCTGCCGGAGCTGGTCGCGTACGGCGACTTCACCCGGGAGTCCGGCACCGCCGCGATGCGCGAGCTGCTCGCCGCCGACCCGGAACTGGACGCCGTGTTCGCCGCCTCCGACCTGATGGCGCACGCCGCCCTGCGCACGCTGCGGGAGGCCGGGCGGCGGGTGCCCGAGGACGTGGCGGTGATCGGGTTCGACGACATCGAGACGGCCGCCTACACCGAGCCGCCGCTGACCACCGTGCGGCAGCCGATAGTGGAGCTGGGCCGGTCGATGACCCGGCAACTGCTGCGCATCGCCGCGGGCGAGGAGGTCGAGCAGGCGCTGGTGCTGCCGACCGAGCTGGTGCTACGCGAGTCCGCGTAAGGAAGGGCCCCCTCTTAACGCCTCAGGTAGAGGAGGGGGCCCTTCTTAACAGCCCGCCGGGCGACCGCCCACCGCGCGTTAACCGGTCGCGGCGCGGGCGTCGGCGGGGCTAGGGTCCGCCGGATGAGTGGAGCCCTGATCCGTCCCGCCCGTGCCGAGGACGCGCCCGCCGTGGTGGCGTTGCGCGCGCTCGTCTACCCGTACCTGGTGCGGGGCGTCGAGTCGACCCGCCGCATGATCGCCGAACCACCGCCCGGCGAGGACTGGGCGGCCTGGGTCGCCGAGGCGGACGGGCAGGTCGTGGGCTGGGTGTCGGCGTACCGCAACACGCAGACGTCGACGCCCGGCGTGGGCGAGATCGCCACGCTGCACGTGCACCCGGAGCATCGCCGCCGGGGCACCGGCACCGCGTTGTTCGACACCGCGCTCGGTCATCTGCGGACGCTCGGGTCCACCCGGGTGCTCACCCACGCGCGTACCGAGTCGCTGCCGTTCGCGCAGCGGCACGGCTTCACACCCAGCCGGGAGTTGCGCTACTCGGCACTGGACCTGAGCACCGCCCCGCCGATGCCGCAGGCGCCGCCGGGCGTACGGCTGGTGTCCGCCGCCGGGCTCGACCCCCGCCTGGTGCACCGGGTGGATGCCGAGTCGTCCCGGGACGAGCCGGGGGACGTGCCGACGGACTCGCTCGACTTCGACCTGTGGCGGCACGAGTGCTGGGACAACCCGGGGCTGGACCGGGAGGCGAGCATGCTCGCCGAGGTGGACGGCGAACTGGTCGCACTCAGCCTGGTGAAGCGGGACGGCGACCGGATGTGGTCGGACTTCACCGGCACGCTGCCCGCGTACCGGGGGCGCGGGCTGGCCCGGCTGGCCAAGCAGGCCGCGCTGCACGCCGCCGCGGCGCGCGGGGTACGCACCGCGTACACCTCGAACGACGAGGCGAACGCGCCGATGCTGGCGGTGAACGAGCGGCTCGGCTACCGGCCGGTGGACAGCCAGTGGTCATGCCGGCGCAAACTCAGCTGAGCCCGGCGGCCACCCGCACCGCTGTGGCGTACGTGTCGGCGCCGAACAGCACCAGCCGCGCCTCGGCGACGTGCTCCGGGGTGGCCGCGTGCAGCACGCTGAGCGCCTGTGCCACCGCGTCCTCGACCGGCCAGCCGTAGATCCCGGCGGAGATCAGCGGGAACGCGATCCGGGTCGCGCCCAGCCCGTCGGCGACACGCAGGCTGTTGGCGTAGCAGTCGCGCAGCAGCGGCGAGCGGTCCTCGCGCGGCGAGAAGACCGGGCCGACAGTGTGCACCACCCAGCGCGCGGGCAGATTGCCGGCGGTGGTGGCGACCGCCTGGCCGGTGGGCAGCCCGCGCCCGTAGCGGGAGGCGCGCAACGCCCGGCACTCCTCCAGGATCGCCGGCCCGCCGCGCCGGTGGATCGCGCCGTCCACTCCCCCGCCGCCGAGCAGCGACGAGTTGGCGGCGTTGACTATCGCGTCGACCTGCTGGGCGGTGATGTCCCCCTCGATCAGGACGGTGTCCATCTCAGCTCTCCTCGACTGCCTGGCCCAGCGAGCGGCGGGCCAGCAGCGCGGCCCCGGCGACGGCGGCCGGCATGACGAGCACCGCGCCGAGCGGGATCAGGAAGCACAGGAAGACCGCCACCCCGAAACCGAGCGCTGTCGGCCGGTCGGCCCGCAGCCGCGCCCGCCGGTCCGGCAGCCGCATCCCCCGCCGGTAGAACGGCGCGCCCACCAGCTCCAGCGCCAGGAACCAGCCACCCACCAGGGCGCCGACCACCGGGACCACCGTCTGTCCCACCACCGGGATGAAACCGGCCGCGAACAGGGGTACGCCGATCAGCGCGGACAGCGCCACCAGGCGCAGCGAGTCGGCGAGGCTGCGTCGCAGCGAGGACCAGAACGGCACGTCCACCGCACCGGGGGCGCCGCCGAGGCGGTCCTCGACCCGCTCGGAGATCGCCTCGTAGAAAGGGTCGCCGATGACGAGCGTGACGGCGGTGAACGTGAGCACCCCGACCAGCCCGGCGACCCCGACCACCGCCAGCCCGGCGGCGACCCGCAGCAGCCCGCGCCAGGGCGACGACCAGTCGTCGGCGAACGGGGTGAGCCAGCCCGCCAGGTCGTCGACGAAGTAGAGCAGCGTGGCGAACAGGGCCACGTAGAGCGCGCCGGTGATCAGCGCCGGGATCACGCCGAGCAGCATCAGCTTCGGGCTGCGGACGTACATGCCGAAGCCGCGCAGCAGCAGCCCGGCGCCGCCGAGGAAGCGGGTGGCCGCGCCGGTGACGGGCGCGATCGTACGGGAGGCGTTCACGACGGCACAGCCTAATCTGCCGGTGCACCACAATGGGCCTGTGCGTGCGTCCCGGCTGATCTCGCTTGTGCTGCTGCTCCAGTCCCGGGAGACGATGACCGCCGCCGAGCTGGCCCGCGAGCTGGAGGTGTCCGAGCGGACCGTCTACCGGGACGTGCTGGCGCTCTCCGCCGCCGGTGTCCCGGTGTACGCGGACCGGGGCCGGGCCGGCGGCTACCGGCTGCTCGGCGGCTACCGGAC
It includes:
- a CDS encoding GNAT family N-acetyltransferase, encoding MSGALIRPARAEDAPAVVALRALVYPYLVRGVESTRRMIAEPPPGEDWAAWVAEADGQVVGWVSAYRNTQTSTPGVGEIATLHVHPEHRRRGTGTALFDTALGHLRTLGSTRVLTHARTESLPFAQRHGFTPSRELRYSALDLSTAPPMPQAPPGVRLVSAAGLDPRLVHRVDAESSRDEPGDVPTDSLDFDLWRHECWDNPGLDREASMLAEVDGELVALSLVKRDGDRMWSDFTGTLPAYRGRGLARLAKQAALHAAAARGVRTAYTSNDEANAPMLAVNERLGYRPVDSQWSCRRKLS
- a CDS encoding EI24 domain-containing protein, producing MNASRTIAPVTGAATRFLGGAGLLLRGFGMYVRSPKLMLLGVIPALITGALYVALFATLLYFVDDLAGWLTPFADDWSSPWRGLLRVAAGLAVVGVAGLVGVLTFTAVTLVIGDPFYEAISERVEDRLGGAPGAVDVPFWSSLRRSLADSLRLVALSALIGVPLFAAGFIPVVGQTVVPVVGALVGGWFLALELVGAPFYRRGMRLPDRRARLRADRPTALGFGVAVFLCFLIPLGAVLVMPAAVAGAALLARRSLGQAVEES
- a CDS encoding O-acetyl-ADP-ribose deacetylase — protein: MDTVLIEGDITAQQVDAIVNAANSSLLGGGGVDGAIHRRGGPAILEECRALRASRYGRGLPTGQAVATTAGNLPARWVVHTVGPVFSPREDRSPLLRDCYANSLRVADGLGATRIAFPLISAGIYGWPVEDAVAQALSVLHAATPEHVAEARLVLFGADTYATAVRVAAGLS